One genomic window of Geodermatophilus sp. DSM 44513 includes the following:
- a CDS encoding helix-turn-helix transcriptional regulator, which translates to MVRPLLRSDRLLEARKAAGMTREDLARTLGLSGPARVRVWELGLERPRPRFVPRLAAALGVEPLHLLDADPQDPSLAALRVAAGLATNEMGAPGLSVMTYARLEDGRPGTEPSPGVVIAVAEVLGVAATRVEAAIRRSRSDHAALASTSD; encoded by the coding sequence GTGGTGCGGCCGCTACTTCGGAGTGATCGTCTCCTCGAGGCTCGGAAGGCCGCCGGTATGACACGAGAAGACCTCGCCCGAACGCTGGGATTGTCAGGCCCGGCCCGGGTTCGGGTCTGGGAGCTGGGCCTTGAACGCCCCCGGCCACGCTTCGTCCCGCGCCTGGCAGCCGCGCTAGGCGTCGAACCACTGCATCTGCTCGACGCCGACCCTCAGGATCCGTCCCTCGCGGCCCTTCGAGTCGCGGCCGGACTTGCCACAAACGAGATGGGAGCTCCGGGCCTGTCCGTCATGACGTACGCACGACTCGAGGACGGACGCCCTGGCACGGAACCGTCACCAGGCGTCGTAATCGCCGTGGCTGAGGTCCTCGGCGTGGCAGCCACTCGCGTCGAGGCAGCCATCCGGCGCTCACGTAGTGACCATGCTGCCTTGGCATCCACCAGCGACTGA
- a CDS encoding helix-turn-helix domain-containing protein — MSRPSQVMHGPPPGPHDELFTIAQAAEYLGTGERFIRRLVAQRRISYVKLGKYVRLQRSALDHFIESGRVPSE, encoded by the coding sequence GTGAGCCGACCGAGCCAGGTGATGCACGGTCCTCCCCCTGGCCCTCATGACGAGCTGTTCACCATCGCGCAGGCCGCCGAGTATCTAGGGACCGGTGAGCGCTTCATCCGTCGACTCGTCGCGCAGCGGCGCATCTCATACGTGAAGCTTGGCAAGTACGTCCGCCTGCAGCGATCCGCCTTGGATCACTTCATCGAATCCGGGCGCGTACCGAGCGAGTGA
- a CDS encoding Rieske (2Fe-2S) protein, translating to MSLMGILDRIADSATFDRAIEPARRAVLAALKPQAFKDLLHGTWLGHPVHPVLVQVPVGSWTSAGLLDAIPAMRPAATVLIGTGVAASIPAALSGAADWSEQGVGVQRLGALHAAGNTLALGLYVGSLVARARGRGGLGRVLSYAGLGVATGSAAVGGHMSYAQSSGASHAATAARALTSDWIDLGPLDDLPDGRPALRTGGGSGVDVPLAVVRRGTRVDVFIGACSHLAGPMYEGRIERVRGSDCLVCPWHDSAFDLADGQPRRGPAANPQDKLEVRMQAGRVMARLPGRDR from the coding sequence ATGAGCCTCATGGGGATCCTCGACCGGATCGCGGACTCCGCGACCTTCGACAGGGCGATCGAGCCGGCCCGGCGGGCCGTGCTCGCCGCGCTGAAGCCGCAGGCGTTCAAGGACCTGCTGCACGGCACGTGGCTGGGCCACCCGGTGCACCCGGTCCTGGTGCAGGTCCCCGTGGGGAGCTGGACGTCGGCCGGCCTGCTGGACGCCATCCCGGCGATGCGGCCGGCCGCCACGGTCCTCATCGGCACCGGCGTGGCCGCCTCGATCCCCGCGGCGCTGTCCGGCGCGGCCGACTGGTCCGAGCAGGGCGTCGGCGTCCAGCGGCTGGGCGCGCTGCACGCCGCGGGCAACACCCTCGCGCTCGGCCTCTACGTCGGGTCCCTGGTCGCCCGGGCGCGCGGACGCGGCGGGCTGGGCCGGGTGCTGTCCTACGCGGGCCTGGGGGTGGCCACCGGGTCGGCGGCCGTCGGCGGGCACATGTCCTACGCCCAGTCCTCGGGCGCCTCGCACGCCGCGACGGCGGCCCGCGCGCTGACCTCGGACTGGATCGACCTCGGCCCGCTGGACGACCTGCCCGACGGCCGGCCGGCGCTGCGCACCGGCGGGGGCAGCGGCGTCGACGTCCCGCTGGCCGTCGTCCGCCGGGGGACGCGGGTGGACGTGTTCATCGGCGCCTGCTCGCACCTGGCCGGCCCGATGTACGAGGGGCGCATCGAGCGGGTGCGCGGCAGCGACTGCCTGGTCTGCCCGTGGCACGACTCGGCGTTCGACCTGGCCGACGGCCAGCCGCGGCGCGGCCCGGCGGCCAACCCGCAGGACAAGCTGGAGGTCCGCATGCAGGCCGGCCGGGTGATGGCCCGGCTGCCCGGGCGCGACCGGTAG
- a CDS encoding GtrA family protein, with protein MTCPSLLVRRPAAGEPAGSVVDRLRGEDTVAQFARFVLVGGSTTLVYAALFVALEGFGYLPAHVVATAASTVLANEMHRRLTFHAGERVTWLTAQLEAGGVTVIGLLLSSAALGVLDSLAPDAGVVTQVALVVTVTGLVGLMRFIALRWLFRPRSVTTA; from the coding sequence GTGACCTGCCCGTCGTTGCTCGTCCGCCGTCCCGCGGCCGGCGAGCCCGCGGGCAGCGTGGTGGACCGGCTGCGCGGTGAGGACACGGTCGCCCAGTTCGCCCGCTTCGTCCTCGTCGGCGGCTCCACGACGCTGGTCTACGCAGCCCTCTTCGTCGCCCTGGAGGGCTTCGGCTACCTGCCCGCGCACGTCGTCGCCACCGCGGCCTCGACCGTGCTGGCCAACGAGATGCACCGGCGCCTGACCTTCCACGCCGGCGAGCGGGTGACCTGGCTGACCGCGCAGCTGGAGGCCGGCGGGGTCACCGTCATCGGCCTGCTGCTGAGCAGCGCGGCCCTGGGCGTCCTCGACTCGCTGGCCCCGGACGCCGGTGTGGTCACCCAGGTCGCGCTGGTCGTCACGGTCACCGGCCTGGTCGGCCTGATGCGGTTCATCGCGCTGCGCTGGCTGTTCCGGCCGCGCTCGGTCACCACCGCCTGA
- the wrbA gene encoding NAD(P)H:quinone oxidoreductase, producing MAKIAVIYYSSTGNVHQLAAALADGAREAGAEVRLRRVPELAPEEAIDSNPLWRAHVDATAGEVEEASPADMEWADGYALGTPTRFGTPAAQMKQFIDTLGGLWFTGKLANKGATAFTSAQNAHGGNESTILTLFNVFTHFGAVIVPPGYTDPLLFESGGNPYGASTTSGGESATATDAELAAARYQGRRLAEVTAKLVA from the coding sequence GTGGCGAAGATCGCCGTCATCTACTACTCCTCGACCGGGAACGTGCACCAGCTCGCCGCCGCACTGGCCGACGGCGCCCGCGAGGCCGGCGCCGAGGTGCGGCTGCGCCGGGTGCCGGAGCTGGCCCCGGAGGAGGCGATCGACTCCAACCCGCTGTGGCGGGCGCACGTCGACGCCACCGCCGGCGAGGTCGAGGAGGCCAGCCCCGCGGACATGGAGTGGGCCGACGGGTACGCCCTCGGGACGCCGACCCGCTTCGGCACGCCGGCCGCGCAGATGAAGCAGTTCATCGACACCCTCGGCGGGCTGTGGTTCACCGGGAAGCTGGCGAACAAGGGCGCCACCGCCTTCACCAGCGCGCAGAACGCCCACGGCGGCAACGAGTCGACGATCCTCACGCTGTTCAACGTGTTCACCCACTTCGGCGCCGTCATCGTCCCGCCGGGGTACACCGACCCGCTGCTGTTCGAGTCCGGCGGCAACCCCTACGGGGCCTCCACCACCTCCGGCGGCGAGTCGGCCACCGCGACCGACGCCGAGCTGGCCGCCGCCCGCTACCAGGGCCGCCGGCTGGCCGAGGTGACCGCCAAGCTCGTCGCGTGA
- a CDS encoding metallophosphoesterase — translation MSEPTPTAPPRRPAAVRGLGRWAARLAVVLGGAWLGVLLLGPVEAQIGPFDATVALRPLGGGATVDVPPLGALQVDAYDGPLRLEIALSRVDEIRATRLATDPAALDRVVDEVSADLRDAVERIAWLTALAATAGAAGAALLVFRRRREPLIAVGLSAGLVLGTAGVTAATWRPEALSQPTYTGLLVNATSLIGSAQDIVARFDAYRASLEDLVGNVSTLYATLSALPPAGGSGDTVALLHVSDVHLNPAGIDLVEQVVAQFEVDAVLDTGDLTDWGTLPENGLVDRVGALGVPYVFTKGNHDSTVTVQLVAAQPNATVLDDSAVTVAGIQVVGTPDPRFTPDPDADDGARTLEETGEGLAAYVGTLPAPPAIAMVHDPEQAPPLDGVVPLVLAGHTHEREVTRLDGGTLLMVQGSTGGAGLRALQGEFPEPLTCTVLYLDPGTGALTAYDEITLGGLGQTEVTIEREVVGPLTTSAPPAPAPASPTG, via the coding sequence GTGAGTGAGCCGACCCCCACCGCACCGCCGCGCCGCCCGGCGGCCGTGCGCGGGCTGGGTCGGTGGGCCGCCCGGCTGGCCGTCGTCCTCGGCGGGGCGTGGCTGGGGGTGCTGCTGCTCGGTCCGGTCGAGGCGCAGATCGGTCCCTTCGACGCCACGGTGGCGCTGCGGCCCCTGGGCGGTGGGGCCACCGTGGACGTCCCGCCGCTGGGCGCGCTGCAGGTCGACGCCTACGACGGGCCGCTGCGGCTGGAGATCGCCCTCAGCCGGGTCGACGAGATCCGGGCCACCCGGCTGGCCACCGACCCGGCCGCGCTGGACCGCGTGGTCGACGAGGTGAGCGCGGACCTGCGGGACGCCGTCGAGCGGATCGCCTGGCTGACCGCGCTGGCCGCGACCGCCGGCGCGGCCGGCGCCGCGCTGCTGGTGTTCCGCCGCCGCCGCGAGCCCCTGATCGCGGTGGGCCTGTCCGCGGGGCTCGTGCTGGGGACGGCGGGCGTCACCGCGGCGACCTGGCGGCCGGAGGCGCTGTCGCAGCCGACCTACACCGGGCTGCTGGTCAACGCGACCAGTCTGATCGGCAGCGCCCAGGACATCGTGGCCCGCTTCGACGCCTACCGGGCCTCCCTGGAGGACCTGGTCGGCAACGTCAGCACGCTCTACGCCACGCTGTCGGCGCTGCCGCCGGCCGGCGGGAGCGGGGACACGGTGGCCCTGCTGCACGTCTCCGACGTCCACCTCAACCCCGCCGGGATCGACCTGGTCGAGCAGGTGGTGGCGCAGTTCGAGGTGGACGCCGTCCTCGACACCGGCGACCTGACCGACTGGGGCACCCTGCCGGAGAACGGCCTGGTGGACCGGGTCGGGGCCCTCGGGGTCCCCTACGTCTTCACCAAGGGCAACCACGACTCCACGGTGACCGTGCAGCTGGTCGCCGCGCAGCCGAACGCGACCGTGCTGGACGACTCGGCCGTGACGGTCGCCGGGATCCAGGTCGTGGGCACGCCGGACCCCCGCTTCACCCCCGACCCGGACGCCGACGACGGCGCGCGGACGCTGGAGGAGACCGGCGAGGGCCTGGCCGCCTACGTCGGGACGCTCCCCGCGCCCCCCGCGATCGCCATGGTCCACGACCCGGAGCAGGCCCCGCCGCTGGACGGCGTCGTCCCCCTCGTGCTGGCCGGGCACACCCACGAGCGGGAGGTCACCCGGCTCGACGGCGGCACGCTGCTCATGGTGCAGGGCTCCACCGGCGGGGCCGGGCTGCGCGCGCTGCAGGGCGAGTTCCCCGAGCCGCTCACCTGCACGGTGCTCTACCTCGACCCGGGCACCGGCGCGCTGACCGCCTACGACGAGATCACCCTCGGCGGGCTCGGGCAGACCGAGGTGACCATCGAACGGGAGGTGGTCGGCCCGCTGACGACCAGCGCACCCCCGGCCCCGGCGCCCGCCTCCCCGACCGGGTGA
- a CDS encoding glycosyltransferase, which yields MNAADSPAGPGIRVVTVPNTDPYVDAVLPDGVQRVGPGPGGGPSPWLDPGYLAAHADRTDVVHLHSGYGHLPEDEVVSWTETVRRSGVPLVLTVHQLRDPGQPTRRRHDAHLAALLATAEVVLTLTPGAAEEIAARFGRTAIVVAHPSIAEPVPDLGGGERGVVGMALRAPCPALPDPAGVVRAALSGAVNGGGRLRVFLDDGVAPPPVFAAGDSLEYLPRKADGWAEQLQELHAAVLPECCGTHSRDLEVCRDVGTRVVAPSCGWFADQWADVVVYDNDEERGLDPVSLDAAVTAALTRPAPRPADQAWRAEQRAAVRAVHGQVYAQVVSDRAPSS from the coding sequence GTGAACGCCGCCGACTCCCCGGCAGGTCCCGGGATCCGCGTGGTGACCGTGCCGAACACCGACCCCTACGTCGACGCCGTCCTGCCCGACGGGGTGCAGCGGGTCGGTCCCGGCCCGGGTGGCGGGCCCAGCCCCTGGCTGGACCCCGGCTACCTGGCCGCGCACGCCGACCGCACCGACGTGGTGCACCTGCACTCCGGGTACGGCCACCTGCCCGAGGACGAGGTGGTCAGCTGGACGGAGACGGTCCGGCGCTCGGGGGTCCCGCTGGTGCTGACCGTGCACCAGCTGCGCGACCCGGGCCAGCCCACCCGGCGCCGGCACGACGCCCACCTCGCGGCCCTGCTGGCCACGGCCGAGGTGGTGCTCACGCTCACCCCGGGGGCGGCGGAGGAGATCGCGGCGCGGTTCGGCCGGACGGCAATCGTGGTGGCGCACCCGTCGATCGCCGAGCCGGTCCCCGACCTCGGCGGCGGCGAGCGCGGCGTGGTCGGGATGGCGCTGCGCGCCCCGTGCCCGGCCCTGCCGGACCCCGCCGGCGTGGTCCGGGCGGCGCTGTCCGGGGCGGTCAACGGCGGGGGGCGGCTGCGGGTGTTCCTCGACGACGGGGTGGCGCCGCCGCCGGTCTTCGCCGCCGGGGACAGCCTGGAGTACCTGCCGCGCAAGGCGGACGGCTGGGCCGAGCAGCTGCAGGAGCTGCACGCCGCCGTCCTGCCGGAGTGCTGCGGCACGCACTCGCGGGACCTGGAGGTCTGCCGGGACGTCGGCACCCGGGTGGTGGCGCCCAGCTGCGGCTGGTTCGCCGACCAGTGGGCCGACGTGGTGGTCTACGACAACGACGAGGAGCGCGGCCTGGACCCGGTGTCCCTGGACGCCGCGGTCACCGCGGCACTCACCCGACCGGCCCCGCGGCCGGCCGACCAGGCGTGGCGGGCCGAGCAGCGCGCCGCCGTCCGGGCCGTGCACGGCCAGGTCTACGCCCAGGTGGTCAGCGACCGGGCGCCGTCGAGCTGA